TCTATGCCCGCCCGGGCCAGGTGATGCGCATGGGCGCGGAGATGGCGGTGAAGGATATCAACGTCCAGGGTGGCATCAAGTCGCTGGGCGGCGCGCCGCTCAAGCTGGTGGTGGTGGACTCCGGCGATTCGACGGAGAAAGCCAAGAGCGCCGCGCAGCGCATGGTGGCAGACTACCCCGACCTGGTGGCGGGCACGGGCGCGTACCTGAGTTCTTTCACATTGGCCGTGACGGAGGTGACGGAACGCGCGAAGTTGCCCATGCTGACGCTGTCGTATTCCGACCAGATTACGGCGCGGGGCTTCAAGTACATCTTCCAGACATCGGCGACGGCGGGCCGCCAGGCCGAGATCGCATTGCCGATCATTCTGGAGCTGGCGGAGAAGGCATCGGGCAAGCGGCCGAAGACGGTGGCTATCCTGACCGACAACACGGCAGCATCGCTGTCGTCGGTGAAGGCGATGAAGGAGGGGCTGCTGCAGAAGAACAATCTGGAACTCGTGGTGGACGAGACGTTCACGCCGCCGTTGTCGGATGCCTCTTCGCTGATCCAGCGGGTGCGGTCGCGGCGGCCGGATCTGGTGTTCTTCCTGCCGACGGTGATTTCGGATGCGAAGCTGATACTGGAGAAGATGAACGAGACCAATGTTCGGATACCGGTGATTTCCTTCGGGATCGCGATCGCGGAGCCAGACGTGCTGAATACGGTAAGCCCGCAGTTGCTGAATGGGGTGATGTCGGCGGTGGCAAACTGGGGCGCGAAGGGGCAGGAGGCGTTGATCCAGCGGATGAAGACGGAATACAAGGAACCGTGGATGACACAGAACGCCATTTCGACCTACGGCGATATGTGGATCATCAAGGCGGCACTGGAGAAAGCAGGCAAGGCGGACCGCGAGGCGGTGGCACAAGCGATGCGAAATCTGAACGAAGGGCCTACGCCGTATTTTCCGGGCGGTGAATTGAAGTTCGACGAGGCGGGACATCGGCTGGGGGCGTCGCTGACGATTATCCAGTGGCAGAACGGCGTGCCCGTGACGGTGTATCCGGAGAACCTGGCGATTGCGAAGCCGATCTGGCCGGGGGGGAAGTAGGTGGGGCCTTCGTGATGCTTCCGGGGACGTGGCGAGGAGATGCCGATGCGGTTTCTCGCCCGTTTCCGCGAGGCCGGTCTCCTGTTCATTCCGTCCGTTGATGGCTGCTGTCGGCGGGTGGCTTGCTGATGCCGTCCGCTGACCGCTACTGTCCGCAGGTATTTTGCTGATCCCGTCCGGCGGGGGTGATGCCTGTCGGGGCCAGCCCGGAGGAGCCGGTCCGGCGCCTTCGCGCCGGACTCCCGCGTTGTCATCCTCGTACGGCGGCCGAAGTGGCGGTGGGGTTCTTGTGTTTTTTTTTGCCCGGCCGTCCTCCCTTCGGATTCCCTCGCGCGGCTCCAACGGGCTGGCCCCGACAGGCATCACCCCCGCCGGACTCC
Above is a genomic segment from Bordetella genomosp. 11 containing:
- a CDS encoding ABC transporter substrate-binding protein, producing the protein MKTLKIARPLGAAALCGLLLSAGAPAPARAADPAPVSVGLIAPMSGLYARPGQVMRMGAEMAVKDINVQGGIKSLGGAPLKLVVVDSGDSTEKAKSAAQRMVADYPDLVAGTGAYLSSFTLAVTEVTERAKLPMLTLSYSDQITARGFKYIFQTSATAGRQAEIALPIILELAEKASGKRPKTVAILTDNTAASLSSVKAMKEGLLQKNNLELVVDETFTPPLSDASSLIQRVRSRRPDLVFFLPTVISDAKLILEKMNETNVRIPVISFGIAIAEPDVLNTVSPQLLNGVMSAVANWGAKGQEALIQRMKTEYKEPWMTQNAISTYGDMWIIKAALEKAGKADREAVAQAMRNLNEGPTPYFPGGELKFDEAGHRLGASLTIIQWQNGVPVTVYPENLAIAKPIWPGGK